From Oncorhynchus mykiss isolate Arlee chromosome 25, USDA_OmykA_1.1, whole genome shotgun sequence, a single genomic window includes:
- the fosaa gene encoding proto-oncogene c-Fos isoform X1, whose protein sequence is MFLNSEFDSMSRCSTESPVGDTLMYYQKTQDDSFSTSSASPSESSAQELCPDMDIPATSFVPTVTAISTTPDLQWMVQPTIITSVSPSLGSKQANEVQSSRQATPKVGGSRGKNTGRKGKIEQLSPEEEEKKRVRRERNKMAAAKCRNRRRELTDTLQAETDQLEEDKTALQIEIANLLKEKERLEIVLATHNPVCQIAEDLDSIFLEPSGSPELPPSPEGSKLHEDSAQEAPSLQDMDIPSDPSTAISGNSNILLCASAEVNICDLEPSLDMKEGLLDNLLPSMEEKVPTETARSVPDIDLSGSLGVTDWETLYKSVSNDLEPLSTPVVTSTPTCSSYLTIFTFSCPELDSFGEGFDGRKSGVGKAESVDILKSPTLLAL, encoded by the exons ATGTTTCTTAACTCTGAATTCGATTCAATGTCTCGCTGCAGCACAGAATCTCCTGTCGGGGACACCCTGATGTACTATCAGAAGACGCAAGATGACTCTTTCTCCACGTCCTCAGCTTCGCCGTCAGAGAGCAGTGCACAG GAGCTCTGCCCAGACATGGATATACCAGCCACTTCATTTGTTCCAACAGTGACTGCAATTTCCACTACCCCAGATTTGCAGTGGATGGTCCAGCCGACTATTATAACATCTGTCTCCCCATCTCTGGGTAGCAAGCAAGCCAATGAAGTGCAGAGCTCTCGCCAGGCAACACCCAAAGTGGGCGGGAGCAGGGGAAAAAACACTGGCAGAAAGGGGAAAATCGAACAG CTTTCtccagaggaagaagagaagaagagggtgaggagagagaggaataaaaTGGCTGCAGCCAAGTGTCGCAACAGACGGAGGGAACTCACTGATACACTGCAAGCT GAGACTGATCAGCTGGAGGAAGACAAAACAGCTCTGCAAATTGAGATAGCCAATCTcctcaaagagaaagagaggctcGAAATTGTCCTTGCTACTCATAACCCTGTGTGCCAAATTGCAGAAGACCTGGACTCCATCTTCTTGGAGCCCAGTGGGTCTCCAGAGCTGCCCCCCAGCCCAGAAGGGAGTAAGCTCCATGAGGACAGTGCCCAGGAAGCCCCCTCGCTCCAGGACATGGACATTCCCAGTGACCCATCCACAGCCATCTCTGGGAACTCCAACATCCTACTCTGTGCCAGTGCTGAAGTAAACATCTGCGACCTTGAGCCCTCTTTGGACATGAAGGAGGGGCTCCTGGACAATCTGCTGCCCAGCATGGAGGAGAAAGTCCCTACAGAGACTGCCCGCTCTGTACCAGACATTGACCTGAGCGGTTCCCTTGGGGTTACGGACTGGGAAACCCTGTACAAATCTGTGTCTAACGACCTAGAGCCTCTGAGCACTCCTGTTGTGACCTCGACCCCCACCTGTAGCAGCTACTTGACCATTTTCACATTCTCCTGTCCCGAGCTCGACTCCTTTGGAGAGGGGTTTGACGGTCGCAAAAGTGGAGTGGGCAAGGCTGAATCTGTTGATATCCTCAAGTCTCCAACCCTGTTGGCCTTATAA
- the fosaa gene encoding proto-oncogene c-Fos isoform X2: MVQPTIITSVSPSLGSKQANEVQSSRQATPKVGGSRGKNTGRKGKIEQLSPEEEEKKRVRRERNKMAAAKCRNRRRELTDTLQAETDQLEEDKTALQIEIANLLKEKERLEIVLATHNPVCQIAEDLDSIFLEPSGSPELPPSPEGSKLHEDSAQEAPSLQDMDIPSDPSTAISGNSNILLCASAEVNICDLEPSLDMKEGLLDNLLPSMEEKVPTETARSVPDIDLSGSLGVTDWETLYKSVSNDLEPLSTPVVTSTPTCSSYLTIFTFSCPELDSFGEGFDGRKSGVGKAESVDILKSPTLLAL, from the exons ATGGTCCAGCCGACTATTATAACATCTGTCTCCCCATCTCTGGGTAGCAAGCAAGCCAATGAAGTGCAGAGCTCTCGCCAGGCAACACCCAAAGTGGGCGGGAGCAGGGGAAAAAACACTGGCAGAAAGGGGAAAATCGAACAG CTTTCtccagaggaagaagagaagaagagggtgaggagagagaggaataaaaTGGCTGCAGCCAAGTGTCGCAACAGACGGAGGGAACTCACTGATACACTGCAAGCT GAGACTGATCAGCTGGAGGAAGACAAAACAGCTCTGCAAATTGAGATAGCCAATCTcctcaaagagaaagagaggctcGAAATTGTCCTTGCTACTCATAACCCTGTGTGCCAAATTGCAGAAGACCTGGACTCCATCTTCTTGGAGCCCAGTGGGTCTCCAGAGCTGCCCCCCAGCCCAGAAGGGAGTAAGCTCCATGAGGACAGTGCCCAGGAAGCCCCCTCGCTCCAGGACATGGACATTCCCAGTGACCCATCCACAGCCATCTCTGGGAACTCCAACATCCTACTCTGTGCCAGTGCTGAAGTAAACATCTGCGACCTTGAGCCCTCTTTGGACATGAAGGAGGGGCTCCTGGACAATCTGCTGCCCAGCATGGAGGAGAAAGTCCCTACAGAGACTGCCCGCTCTGTACCAGACATTGACCTGAGCGGTTCCCTTGGGGTTACGGACTGGGAAACCCTGTACAAATCTGTGTCTAACGACCTAGAGCCTCTGAGCACTCCTGTTGTGACCTCGACCCCCACCTGTAGCAGCTACTTGACCATTTTCACATTCTCCTGTCCCGAGCTCGACTCCTTTGGAGAGGGGTTTGACGGTCGCAAAAGTGGAGTGGGCAAGGCTGAATCTGTTGATATCCTCAAGTCTCCAACCCTGTTGGCCTTATAA